One Cryptomeria japonica chromosome 9, Sugi_1.0, whole genome shotgun sequence genomic window carries:
- the LOC131047071 gene encoding SKP1-like protein 1B: protein MEGKVILRSSDNDVFEIDEVVAMESEVIKRLIEHTEDKSVIPLKYVSSKILALVIEFCKHHIDAQNSGESTEAVKKWDEEFVALDWETLLELRSVAHYLIIKDLFRLTCKTILEYPTLDQLFHTDPNRPRKRRKQRKGDFDYVLSLIRHVQERVGNEEKET, encoded by the exons ATGGAAGGCAAGGTGATTTTAAGGAGCTCAGACAATGATGTATTCGAAATAGACGAGGTTGTGGCCATGGAGTCGGAAGTGATAAAGCGTTTGATAGAGCATACAGAGGACAAATCAGTTATACCACTGAAATATGTTTCCAGTAAAATATTGGCCTTGGTAATCGAATTCTGCAAACATCACATAGACGCTCAAAATTCAGGCGAATCGACTGAAGCTGTGAAGAAATGGGATGAAGAGTTTGTAGCTCTTGATTGGGAAACCCTTCTCGAATTGAGAAGT GTTGCTCATTATCTCATAATAAAGGATCTTTTTCGATTAACATGTAAAACTATACTTGAGTATCCAACGCTTGACCAATTATTTCACACAGATCCAAATCGTCCTAGGAAGAGAAGGAAGCAACGAAAAGGAGACTTCGATTATGTCCTTTCCTTGATCAGACATGTTCAAGAAAGAGTAGGAAACGAAGAAAAGGAGACTTAA